The following are encoded in a window of Pecten maximus chromosome 17, xPecMax1.1, whole genome shotgun sequence genomic DNA:
- the LOC117315642 gene encoding uncharacterized protein LOC117315642 isoform X2 — protein sequence MDNMLAVVLCLAGIVQVTVGQRFGRWGGAFDRHRDSFSSMRSGVGRDDRQVIRVLDRGSFSDRLMSISRNSGTGSRSWGRGSQIAVEFDTRGRSQSRGSSRGFSRFGDSGFRDDVRGFRSSGGPSRSSFDSFNSRSSPDIIMISSRSQLADRRMRNDQGGQFTDIGRQSSSQPVIIRPRDQALSRSEFIRSSRPSHDNLMHVDPINSSSHISAPREQWKEMNVPQLNSGFDTRVSNQPTSPSLNNNPSPSTNTGTRSADIFSQISAHVNPAGSNTMSSQSTSSNITNKGPQSTVPNSISAAQAPASSSLQNVLMSLVGSLDVNSHRFPRPTEEPPELEELLMQKLMARVR from the coding sequence GGTGGTGCTTTCGACAGACACCGTGACTCATTCTCCAGCATGAGAAGTGGTGTAGGCCGGGACGATAGACAGGTGATTCGGGTCCTCGATCGTGGTTCCTTTAGCGACAGATTGATGAGCATATCGCGAAACTCCGGAACAGGAAGCAGATCATGGGGTCGTGGATCACAAATTGCCGTCGAGTTTGACACTAGAGGGCGTTCCCAGTCACGCGGCAGTTCTCGTGGGTTCTCCAGATTTGGGGATTCCGGATTTCGGGATGACGTGCGCGGATTCAGATCTTCCGGTGGACCTTCAAGATCGTCCTTCGACAGTTTTAATTCAAGATCTTCTCCAGATATCATAATGATCAGCTCCCGCTCCCAGTTGGCGGACAGGCGCATGCGCAATGACCAAGGAGGTCAGTTCACCGATATTGGAAGGCAAAGTTCGTCGCAGCCCGTCATCATTCGACCACGTGACCAGGCTTTGTCTCGATCTGAATTTATCCGTAGCTCCCGCCCTTCACACGACAACCTTATGCATGTCGACCCTATAAATTCTTCATCACATATCTCGGCTCCACGAGAGCAATGGAAGGAGATGAATGTCCCACAACTCAATAGTGGTTTTGATACTCGTGTCAGCAACCAACCGACATCTCCGTCACTCAACAACAACCCCAGCCCGTCCACAAATACAGGGACACGTTCAGCGGACATCTTCAGCCAGATATCTGCGCATGTCAATCCAGCCGGAAGTAACACCATGTCAAGTCAGAGTACAAGTTCGAATATTACAAACAAGGGACCGCAGTCCACAGTTCCAAACAGCATATCTGCTGCGCAGGCGCCGGCCAGTTCTTCACTTCAAAACGTTTTAATGTCTCTAGTGGGATCTCTCGATGTGAATTCCCACAGGTTCCCACGACCGACGGAGGAACCCCCGGAACTGGAGGAATTACTCATGCAAAAACTGATGGCAAGGGTACGATAG
- the LOC117315642 gene encoding uncharacterized protein LOC117315642 isoform X1, producing MDNMLAVVLCLAGIVQVTVGQRFGRWNQGTRFDTNWRRPTLSSSHGGAFDRHRDSFSSMRSGVGRDDRQVIRVLDRGSFSDRLMSISRNSGTGSRSWGRGSQIAVEFDTRGRSQSRGSSRGFSRFGDSGFRDDVRGFRSSGGPSRSSFDSFNSRSSPDIIMISSRSQLADRRMRNDQGGQFTDIGRQSSSQPVIIRPRDQALSRSEFIRSSRPSHDNLMHVDPINSSSHISAPREQWKEMNVPQLNSGFDTRVSNQPTSPSLNNNPSPSTNTGTRSADIFSQISAHVNPAGSNTMSSQSTSSNITNKGPQSTVPNSISAAQAPASSSLQNVLMSLVGSLDVNSHRFPRPTEEPPELEELLMQKLMARVR from the exons AATCAGGGGACTCGATTTGACACTAACTGGCGCCGTCCGACCTTGTCATCAAGCCAT GGTGGTGCTTTCGACAGACACCGTGACTCATTCTCCAGCATGAGAAGTGGTGTAGGCCGGGACGATAGACAGGTGATTCGGGTCCTCGATCGTGGTTCCTTTAGCGACAGATTGATGAGCATATCGCGAAACTCCGGAACAGGAAGCAGATCATGGGGTCGTGGATCACAAATTGCCGTCGAGTTTGACACTAGAGGGCGTTCCCAGTCACGCGGCAGTTCTCGTGGGTTCTCCAGATTTGGGGATTCCGGATTTCGGGATGACGTGCGCGGATTCAGATCTTCCGGTGGACCTTCAAGATCGTCCTTCGACAGTTTTAATTCAAGATCTTCTCCAGATATCATAATGATCAGCTCCCGCTCCCAGTTGGCGGACAGGCGCATGCGCAATGACCAAGGAGGTCAGTTCACCGATATTGGAAGGCAAAGTTCGTCGCAGCCCGTCATCATTCGACCACGTGACCAGGCTTTGTCTCGATCTGAATTTATCCGTAGCTCCCGCCCTTCACACGACAACCTTATGCATGTCGACCCTATAAATTCTTCATCACATATCTCGGCTCCACGAGAGCAATGGAAGGAGATGAATGTCCCACAACTCAATAGTGGTTTTGATACTCGTGTCAGCAACCAACCGACATCTCCGTCACTCAACAACAACCCCAGCCCGTCCACAAATACAGGGACACGTTCAGCGGACATCTTCAGCCAGATATCTGCGCATGTCAATCCAGCCGGAAGTAACACCATGTCAAGTCAGAGTACAAGTTCGAATATTACAAACAAGGGACCGCAGTCCACAGTTCCAAACAGCATATCTGCTGCGCAGGCGCCGGCCAGTTCTTCACTTCAAAACGTTTTAATGTCTCTAGTGGGATCTCTCGATGTGAATTCCCACAGGTTCCCACGACCGACGGAGGAACCCCCGGAACTGGAGGAATTACTCATGCAAAAACTGATGGCAAGGGTACGATAG